Within Microbacterium proteolyticum, the genomic segment TGGGGAGGCCCACATGCTCGGCGAAGGCGATGACCTCGTCGGCGCCGGCCACCGGCCCGGGGGTTCCGGGGGCGAGGGGGGCCCCGACCTTCTCGGCGACGTGGCGCGCGGTGACCTTGTCGCCGAGCGCTTCGATCGCCGCGGGCGACGGGCCGATCCAGACGAGGCCCGCGTCGATGACGGCGCGGGCGAAGTCGGCGTTCTCGGCGAGGAATCCGTATCCGGGGTGGACGGCGTCCGCGCCGGAACGGCGGGCGACCGAGAGGATCTTCTCGATCGAGAGGTAGGTGTCGGCGCTGGTGGCGCCGTCGAGCGCGTACGCCTCGTCGGCGAGGCGGGTGTGCAGGGCGTCCCGGTCCTGGTCGGCGTAGACCGCGACGGAGGCTTTGCCCGAATCGCGTGCGGCGCGGATGACACGGACGGCGATCTCGCCGCGGTTGGCGACGAGTACCTTGGCGATCTTCGGCATCCTCCCAGCCTAGCGAGGGGTCGTGCGGGTCTTTTGACCCTCCTCCACAAGAAACGCCGAAAAACGTGTGGGGGAGTCTACGAACGATTCCACAGGTCGGTCCACGATCCGCCGAGATCGCGGACGAGGCGCCGCACGGTCGACAGCGACATCCCCACCACCGTGGAGGGATCGCCCTCGACGCGCTCGATGAACGCGCCGCCCAGGGAATCGACGGTGAACGCGCCCGCGACCAGGAGCGGTTCACCGCTGGCGACGTAGGCCGCGATCTCCTCATCGGCGACGTCGGCGGCGAAGGTCACCGATGCCTCGGCCACGGCGAACGCCTCCCGGGGCTCGTGGCCGGGGGCGACCCGGAAGACGCTGTGCCCGGAGTGCAGCACGCCCGTGCGCCCGCGCATGTCGCGCCAGCGCGCGGTCGCCGCCTCGGGGGTGTAGGGCTTGCCGAGGATCTCGTCGCCGAGCGCGAACATCGAGTCGCCGCCGATCACGTATCCGTCGAACCCGGACCCGTCGGAGGCCAGGCGGAGCGCCACGTCTTCGGCCTTCCGCCGCGCGAGCAGGAGGACGTGCTCCGGCGCCGGCAGCGTGCGCCCCTCCGCCGCCTCGACCTCGGCGATCACCGCCTCCTCGTCGACCCGGGGGGCCCGGGCCTCGGGCTCGATTCCGGCCTGCCGCAGCAGCATGAGTCGAGCGGGGGAAGTGGATGCCAGGCACACGCGCATGCGTCCACGCTACCGACGACGCGACCCGCCGGGACCGCCGTGTGACAGGCTCGGGGGATGCAGAACGGCGACCTCATCGATCTCGACATCACCGGAGTCGCCCACGGCGGCATCTTCGTCGGGCGGCACGAGGGCCGCGTGGTCTTCGTCCCGGACACCCTCCCCGGGGAGCGCGTGCGCGTGCGGCTCACCGACACGCGGAAGAAGGCGTTCTGGCGCGCCGAAGCCGTCGAGGTCCTCGAAGCGGCGCCCGAGCGGCGCGCGCACGTGTGGCCCTCGGCCTCGATCGACCGTTCGCCCGACGAGCGCGTGGGCGGAGCCGAGTTCGGTCACATCGAGCTCGGTCATCAGCGGGCGCTCAAGGAGCGGGTGATCCGCGAGTCGCTCGAGCGCGTCGGACGTCTCGAACTGCCCGTTTCGGTGGGTCCGGCCGGGGTCGACGAGACACCGGACGGCACGCGCTGGCGGACGCGCGTGAGCCTGCACGTGGACGAGGCCGGACGTGTGGGTCCGTTCGCGCCGCGCTCGCACCGCGTGATCGAGACCCCCGATCTCCCGCTCGCGACGGACGCGATCGCCCGTGCGGCCGCGGAGCTGCGCGGCGCGGCTCCCGGCCGGATCGACCTCGTCCAGCCGGCCGACGGGCGGGTGCGCGTCCTCCCGCGTCCCGACGGATCCCGCGCGACCGGGACGGCCGAAGTCGTCGAGGAACGCGTCGGCGACCGCGTGTTCCGCGTCGACGCGGGCGGCTTCTGGCAGGTGCACCGCCTCGCGGCCGAAGCCCTGACGGAGGCGGTCGGCGATCTCGTCCGTGAGGCCGCGGGCGACCTGGACCCGGATGCCGTCCACCTCGACCTCTACGGAGGAGTGGGCCTCTTCGCCGCGACGCTGGCCGACATCGGCGGCGCATCCACCCGGGTCGTCAGCGTCGAGAGCGACGCCCGCGCGACCGAGCACGCGGGGGAGAACCTCGCCGAATGGGTCGGTGCCCGCGCCGAGACGGCGCGGGTCGACCGGTACGTCGCGCGGCTGCGGGCGGACGCCTCCGCGCGCGAGCGCGAGCGCCTGTCCCGCGGCGTCGTCGTCCTCGATCCTCCGCGCTCGGGCGCGGGACGGGAGGTCGTGGAGGGGATCGCGGGGCTCGATCCCCGGGTCGTCATCTACGTGGCCTGCGACCCCGTCGCGCTCGCGCGAGACCTGGCGACGTTCGCCGTGCACGGGTACCGCGTCGAGGGCGGCGTGCACGGTCTCGACCTCTTCCCCCACTCCCATCACGTCGAGGCGGTCGTCGCCCTCCGGCGATGACCCGCCGATCGGCGGGTGTGCACTCCCGGCGGGGGAGGGGTCGCGCCGATACGATATGGGGATGACGCGCGTCGCCCTCATCGATGACCATGAATCGGTCCGACTCGGCCTCGAGGCGGCGTTGGCGCAGACCGAGTCGTTCCAGGTGGTCCTGTCGGGCGCGAACGTCGCCGCCTACCTCGATTGGCGCCGCACCGCGGGCGAGGCCCCGGCCGATGTCGTGGTCCTCGACCTCACGCTCGGTGACGGCACCACCGTCTCCGAGAACGTCGACCGTGTCGTGCGGGACGGCTCCAGCGTCATCATTCACAGCGTCGCCGACCGTCCGGCCGCCGTGCGCGAGGCGCTCGCCGCCGGGGCCGCGGGCATCGTGAGCAAGTCGTCGCCCACGCACGAGGTCCTCGCGGCCATCGGGACCGTCGCCCGCGGTGAGCTGCTCGACAACGTCGAGTGGGCCAGCGCGGTCGAGGGCGACCGCGAGTTCGCCGATGCGCAGCTGTCCGCGCGCGAGCGCGAAGTGCTGCGGCTGTACGCCGCCGGACTCCCCCTCAAGGCCGTCGCCGAGCGCCTCGGCGTGGCCTACTCCACGGCCAAGGAGAACATCACGCGCGTCCGCGTGAAGTACGTCGAGGTGGGGCGCCCCGCCCCGACCAAGGTCGATCTGCTGCGACGGGCGATGGAGGACGGCATCCTCCACGAGACGCCCGAGACGCCCCGAGATGCCTGACGTCGATCGGTCGGTCCTCGACGAGGCGTGGGGGCGGATCCCGCACACGCGTGAGACGAGCGACGACCCCGGTTCGTTCACGCAGAAGCGCATCGAGCGCGTCATCACCCTGCTGGTCGGGCCGGCCTGTCTCGTCCTCGGGGTGCAGGCCTTCGTCGCCGCCTTCGGGCCGAGCGACGAAGCCCCGGGGTGGCATCTGCCCCTCGTCATCGGTGTCTTCGTCCCGCTCGTGGCGATGATTGTGGCGTGCGCCGTCAACCGGTTCGCGCGGGTGTTCTCGGGCTTGTTCGCGGTGCTGTTCATGGTCGCCCTCGCCCTCTGGCCCATCGCCACCGTCGGCGGAGAACAGTCCCCGTCGCCCACCCAGAACCCCTGGATCTTCTACCTCATCAACGTGGCCACGGTGGCCACGGTCGTGGCCTTCCCCCTGTCTCTCCAGATCGCCTGGACGGTGGCCGCACCGCTGCTGTTCGGTGTGGTCCGTCTCATCCAGGCGGGCGGACGGTCGGAGTTCCTGCTGCCCGTCGCGCTCGACGTCTCGTTCGCCCTGATGCTGGGCGCGGTCCTGGTGACGCTCACGTGGATGTACCGCTCGATCGCGGCGAACGTCGACGAGACGCGCGCCCGGGCCGTCGCCAGCTACGCGCAGGCTGCGGCTACCGCCGCGACCGAGCACGAGCGGGTCGCCGTCGCGGCCCTCATGCACGACAGCGTCCTGGGCGCCCTGCTGGCGGCGGAACGCGCCTCGACCCCGCGGGAGCGCACCCTCGCCGTGAGCATGGCGCGCGAGGCCCTCACGCGGCTGGCGAACGCCGAGAAGGACGCCCTCGAGGGCAGCGACGAGCCGATGGATGCCGCGGCCCTCGCCGACGACATCGAGACTTCGGCCCGCGACTTCGGGGTGGAACTGGCCGTGACGCGACGGGTGCAGGAGGGCACGCCCCGCGTTCCGGGGCGGGTGGCCCGGGCGCTCGTGCTCGCCGCGATGCAGGCCGTCGCCAACGCGGTGCAGCATGCCGAAGCGCGGGCCCTGACCGTCGAGGTCACCGGCTCCGCCGAGCCCGGGGGAGTGACGATCCGGGTGCGGGATGCCGGTCGCGGCTTCGACGTGAATGCGATCCCCGCCGATCGGCTCGGCATCCGGGGCTCCATCATCGCGCGCGTCACGGCCGTCGGTGGACGCTCGACCCTGGACTCCTCGCCCGCGGGCACGACGGTGACCCTCGAGTGGGAGAGCGGGGACCGCTGGTGACCGTCCGCTCCATCCTCTCGGGCATCGGCCTGGCTTTCACGGCCTACCTCTCGGCGCGCAGCCTCCTGTGGACGCTGCCCGACACGGTCGAACGCGGCTGGCTGCTGATCGCCGCGCTCGTGCTGTACCTCCCGATCGCCTGGCTCTGGATCCTCCTGCCGACGCGTCGCCGCGTCGCGGCTCCGGACGACGCGGACACGGACACGCGGCTCGCGCCTTCGCGATGGGCCGTCGGCCTCGCGCTGGTGGCCGCTGCGGTCGTCCCGAACGCCGCTTTCGCTGCGGTGAACGAGGCCGGGCGGTCGCAGCCCTTCGTCACGTGGGTCATCGGCGGAATCGGCGCCCTCATGACCGTCGTCATGGTGCGGCGGCGACCCGTCATCGCCTGGATCGGCACGGGCCTCCTGGCCGTGTCGGCGGCGGCCTGGCTGGGCCCGCTCGCCGCGCTCAGCCTGGGGCTCGTGGGTTCGCTCGTCTGGGTGGCCGTGGCCCAGCTCATCACCACCGCTCTGGACCGGGTCGCCCGCGATGCGGAGCAACTGTCGGAGCTGCAGCAGGCGGCATCCGCCTGGCAGGCCTCGCAGAGCGGGCGTCAGCGCGAGCGTCGGCTGCACGTGCAGCGGGCGCTCCACGTCGCCGGTCCGGTGCTCGGTCGCACGATCGAGACGGGCGGGAACCTGCGTCCGAGCGAGAAGAACGCGGCGCGCCTCGCCGAGCAGAGCCTGCGCGACGAGTTGCGCAGTCCCCGTCTCCTCGATGAGGCGGTGCGCGCACAGATCGATGCGGCGCGTCGTCGCGGAACGATCGTCATGCTCTTCGACGAGGGGGGCCTGGAAGACCTGCCGGCGTCGGCGTTGCGCGACATTCGGTCCGAGCTGGCGGGCATCGTCGAGGAGGCCGCGTCCGAGCGCCTGATCATCCGGACCTCGCCCCACCACGAGGTGGCGGTCACCGTCGTGGGTCGCACGGCGGCTGCGGGCGCCGGGGCCGACGACGACGACGTCGATCTCTGGCGCGAGATCCGCCGCCCGCACTGACGCGAAGGATGCGCCGCCCGCGCTGACGCGAAGGAATGGCCCCCGTGGCGCGAACGCCGACGGGGGCCTGAACGGGTATCTGCATCCGGGGAAGAGTGCGAAAAATGAGGGGTGAGGGGCGGCGATGTCGCCTGCCCCTCACCCATGCGAACGGCTACCCGAAAACCGTCCGCGGTGGCCGGAACCGGCTCGATGGAGCGGCCCGACCGAACGCGTGATGCGTTCCAGCTCCTCCAGTATTCGCGAACGTTCTCGCGGCGTCTGTAGGTATTTCGGGGGACAGTCAGCCCGTGAATCCGTTCCAGCCGGCGTCGCGATCGAGCGGGGCCCGCAGTCCACGAGCGGACAACTCCCAGCGCGAGCGCGCCGACGTCTCCGGTGCCGTGGCATCGGCGGACTCCCGGGCGTACGCCTCGCTCACGACGACGATCGCCGCGGCGAGTTCCTCAGGCGTGGGGGTGCCGCGCACGATGCGTCCGACGGTCTCGGGCGATTCGCCACCGGTCTCGCTCACAGCGGGATGTTCCCGTGCTTCTTCGCCGGCAGGCTCGCCCGCTTGTTGCGCAGCGCCCGCAGCGCCTTCGCGATCGACACGCGCGTCTGCGCGGGCTCGATGATGCCGTCGAGCTCGCCGCGCTCGGCCGCGAGGAACGGGGATGCCACGTTGTAGGTGTACTCGTTCGCGAGGCGGGTGCGCACCGCCGCGACGTCCTCGCCCGCTTCCTCGGCGCGCTTGATCTCACCGCGGTAGAGGATGTTCACCGCGCCCTGACCGCCCATCACGGCGATCTCGGCGGTCGGCCAGGCGAGGTTGATGTCGGCACCGAGCTGCTTCGACCCCATCACGATGTAGGCGCCGCCGTAGGCCTTGCGCAGGATCACCGTCACCAGCGGCACGGTGGCCTCGGCGTAGGCGTAGAGGAGCTTCGCGCCGCGACGGATGACACCGGTCCACTCCTGGTCGGTGCCGGGCAGGTAGCCGGGCACGTCGACGAGCGTCACGATCGGCACGGAGAACGCGTCGCAGAACCGTACGAAGCGGGAGGCCTTCTCTCCCGCGTCGATGTTCAGCGTGCCGGCCATCTGCGAGGGCTGGTTGGCGATGATGCCGACGGTCCGGCCCTCGATACGGCCGAAGCCGATGACGATGTTCGGGGCGAACAGCGGCTGGACCTCGAGGAAGTCGGCCCCGTCCACGATGCCGTCGATCACGGTGTGGATGTCGTAGGGCTGGTTCGGCGAGTCGGGGATGACGGTGTTGAGCGCCCGATCGGCATCCGTCGTCTCGAATTCGAACGGCGTCTCGTAGAGCGGGAGCTCGGCGAGGTTGTTGTCGGGGAGGAATCCGACGAGCGTGCGGGCGTAGTCGAGCGCGTCATCCTCGTCCTCGGCGAGGTAGTGCGCCACGCCCGACCGGGTGTTGTGGGTGTGGGCGCCGCCGAGATCCTCCATGCCGACGTCCTCGCCGGTGACGGTCTTGATGACGTCGGGGCCGGTGACGAACATCTGGCTCGTCTTGTCGACCATGATGACGAAGTCGGTGAGCGCGGGCGAGTAGACGGCGCCGCCGGCGGCGGGTCCCATGATGATCGAGATCTGCGGGATGACCCCCGAGGCGGCGGTGTTCAGGCGGAAGATCTCGCCGTACTTTCCGAGCGCGACGACACCCTCCTGGATGCGCGCGCCCCCCGAGTCGAGCATGCCGATGATCGGGATGCCGCTGCGAAGTGCCAGCTCCATGACCTTGATGATCTTGTCGCCGGCGACCTCGCCGAGCGAGCCGCCGAAGGTGGAGAAGTCCTGCGCGTAGACGGCGACCGTGCGCCCGTGGATCGTGCCCGTGCCCGTGACGACGGAGTCGCCGTAGGGGCGCGATTTGTCCATGCCGAACGCCGTGGTGCGGTGGCGGACGTACTCGTCGAGCTCGACGAACGAGCCGGGGTCGACCAGCATCTCGATGCGCTCGCGGGCGGTGAGCTTGCCCTTCGCGTGCTGTTTCGTGCGCGCGGCGGCTTCGGCGTCAACGACCGCGTCCTGGAACCTGGCGCGCAGGTCCGCGATCTTGCCGGCGGTGGTGAAGAGATCGGGCTGGTCGGTCACGCTTTCCACCCTATCGACCGGTTCGACGCCGATGTTGGAGGGTGCGCACAAGCACCTCGTCGGGACGCTGTGGCATCCATCCATCCGGGGACGGGAGCGCGGGGCGGGCGACGGCCCGGGGATGCCGATTCCCCCGGGTCGTGCCTAGGGTGTGCACATGCCGATCCCCGCTGCCGGATACCCGCTCACCGCCGCGCTCAGCCCGCGCCTCCAGGTCGTCGAGACCACCGACTCCACCAACGCCG encodes:
- a CDS encoding class I SAM-dependent RNA methyltransferase, encoding MQNGDLIDLDITGVAHGGIFVGRHEGRVVFVPDTLPGERVRVRLTDTRKKAFWRAEAVEVLEAAPERRAHVWPSASIDRSPDERVGGAEFGHIELGHQRALKERVIRESLERVGRLELPVSVGPAGVDETPDGTRWRTRVSLHVDEAGRVGPFAPRSHRVIETPDLPLATDAIARAAAELRGAAPGRIDLVQPADGRVRVLPRPDGSRATGTAEVVEERVGDRVFRVDAGGFWQVHRLAAEALTEAVGDLVREAAGDLDPDAVHLDLYGGVGLFAATLADIGGASTRVVSVESDARATEHAGENLAEWVGARAETARVDRYVARLRADASARERERLSRGVVVLDPPRSGAGREVVEGIAGLDPRVVIYVACDPVALARDLATFAVHGYRVEGGVHGLDLFPHSHHVEAVVALRR
- a CDS encoding Maf family protein, translated to MRVCLASTSPARLMLLRQAGIEPEARAPRVDEEAVIAEVEAAEGRTLPAPEHVLLLARRKAEDVALRLASDGSGFDGYVIGGDSMFALGDEILGKPYTPEAATARWRDMRGRTGVLHSGHSVFRVAPGHEPREAFAVAEASVTFAADVADEEIAAYVASGEPLLVAGAFTVDSLGGAFIERVEGDPSTVVGMSLSTVRRLVRDLGGSWTDLWNRS
- a CDS encoding response regulator transcription factor, which produces MTRVALIDDHESVRLGLEAALAQTESFQVVLSGANVAAYLDWRRTAGEAPADVVVLDLTLGDGTTVSENVDRVVRDGSSVIIHSVADRPAAVREALAAGAAGIVSKSSPTHEVLAAIGTVARGELLDNVEWASAVEGDREFADAQLSAREREVLRLYAAGLPLKAVAERLGVAYSTAKENITRVRVKYVEVGRPAPTKVDLLRRAMEDGILHETPETPRDA
- a CDS encoding acyl-CoA carboxylase subunit beta — its product is MTDQPDLFTTAGKIADLRARFQDAVVDAEAAARTKQHAKGKLTARERIEMLVDPGSFVELDEYVRHRTTAFGMDKSRPYGDSVVTGTGTIHGRTVAVYAQDFSTFGGSLGEVAGDKIIKVMELALRSGIPIIGMLDSGGARIQEGVVALGKYGEIFRLNTAASGVIPQISIIMGPAAGGAVYSPALTDFVIMVDKTSQMFVTGPDVIKTVTGEDVGMEDLGGAHTHNTRSGVAHYLAEDEDDALDYARTLVGFLPDNNLAELPLYETPFEFETTDADRALNTVIPDSPNQPYDIHTVIDGIVDGADFLEVQPLFAPNIVIGFGRIEGRTVGIIANQPSQMAGTLNIDAGEKASRFVRFCDAFSVPIVTLVDVPGYLPGTDQEWTGVIRRGAKLLYAYAEATVPLVTVILRKAYGGAYIVMGSKQLGADINLAWPTAEIAVMGGQGAVNILYRGEIKRAEEAGEDVAAVRTRLANEYTYNVASPFLAAERGELDGIIEPAQTRVSIAKALRALRNKRASLPAKKHGNIPL
- a CDS encoding sensor histidine kinase — encoded protein: MPDVDRSVLDEAWGRIPHTRETSDDPGSFTQKRIERVITLLVGPACLVLGVQAFVAAFGPSDEAPGWHLPLVIGVFVPLVAMIVACAVNRFARVFSGLFAVLFMVALALWPIATVGGEQSPSPTQNPWIFYLINVATVATVVAFPLSLQIAWTVAAPLLFGVVRLIQAGGRSEFLLPVALDVSFALMLGAVLVTLTWMYRSIAANVDETRARAVASYAQAAATAATEHERVAVAALMHDSVLGALLAAERASTPRERTLAVSMAREALTRLANAEKDALEGSDEPMDAAALADDIETSARDFGVELAVTRRVQEGTPRVPGRVARALVLAAMQAVANAVQHAEARALTVEVTGSAEPGGVTIRVRDAGRGFDVNAIPADRLGIRGSIIARVTAVGGRSTLDSSPAGTTVTLEWESGDRW
- a CDS encoding acyl-CoA carboxylase subunit epsilon, whose product is MSETGGESPETVGRIVRGTPTPEELAAAIVVVSEAYARESADATAPETSARSRWELSARGLRAPLDRDAGWNGFTG